A window of the Lolium perenne isolate Kyuss_39 chromosome 7, Kyuss_2.0, whole genome shotgun sequence genome harbors these coding sequences:
- the LOC127311305 gene encoding RNA-binding protein 2 isoform X2 translates to MADPYRAYGSSSHDRVPQGHHPGYIPPEESYYAQKMAALRGVSTIPRVDAPLQSRAYGLDGPAGVSRTALGGLVPLPAGSIPRGASPLEDPVLVRGGSSLGKSASIPDVERPISLPIVDRPSEDESNILFVDGLPTDCTRREVAHLFRPFVGFKDLRLVHKEPRRSGDKAYVLCFVEFSDAKCAFTAMKALQEYRFDERKPDAPVLKIRFARFPFRPPPAHDDGKRLSAR, encoded by the exons ATGGCGGATCCCTACCGCGCATACGGGTCTTCCTCTCACGACAGAG TTCCACAGGGCCATCATCCTGGGTATATTCCACCTGAGGAATCTTATTATGCTCAAAAAATGGCTGCTCTGCGAGGAGTATCAACTATACCAAGAGTTGAT GCACCTTTACAGTCAAGAGCTTATGGTTTAGATGGTCCAGCAGGAGTGAGTCGTACTGCTTTGGGTGGCCTGGTTCCACTGCCAGCTGGATCTATTCCGCGGGGAGCTAGTCCTTTGGAAGACCCAGTTTTAGTTCGGGGAGGTTCTTCACTTGGCAAAAGTGCCAGCATTCCAGATGTTGAGCGCCCCATCTCCCTTCCAATCGTTGATCGGCCATCAGAAGATGAATCCAACATTCTTTTTGTTGACGGTCTCCCTACCGATTGCACAAGGAGAGAAGTAGCTC ATTTGTTCCGCCCTTTCGTTGGCTTCAAGGACCTCAGACTAGTTCACAAGGAGCCCAGACGT AGTGGTGACAAGGCCTATGTCCTGTGTTTTGTGGAGTTCAGTGACGCAAAATGTGCATTCACTGCCATGAAGGCCCTGCAAG AATACCGGTTCGACGAGAGGAAACCCGACGCACCGGTCCTTAAGATCCGGTTCGCAAGGTTCCCGTTCCGGCCTCCGCCTGCCCATGATGATGGGAAACGCCTTAGCGCTCGCTGA
- the LOC127311305 gene encoding RNA-binding protein 2 isoform X1 yields the protein MADPYRAYGSSSHDRAVPQGHHPGYIPPEESYYAQKMAALRGVSTIPRVDAPLQSRAYGLDGPAGVSRTALGGLVPLPAGSIPRGASPLEDPVLVRGGSSLGKSASIPDVERPISLPIVDRPSEDESNILFVDGLPTDCTRREVAHLFRPFVGFKDLRLVHKEPRRSGDKAYVLCFVEFSDAKCAFTAMKALQEYRFDERKPDAPVLKIRFARFPFRPPPAHDDGKRLSAR from the exons ATGGCGGATCCCTACCGCGCATACGGGTCTTCCTCTCACGACAGAG CAGTTCCACAGGGCCATCATCCTGGGTATATTCCACCTGAGGAATCTTATTATGCTCAAAAAATGGCTGCTCTGCGAGGAGTATCAACTATACCAAGAGTTGAT GCACCTTTACAGTCAAGAGCTTATGGTTTAGATGGTCCAGCAGGAGTGAGTCGTACTGCTTTGGGTGGCCTGGTTCCACTGCCAGCTGGATCTATTCCGCGGGGAGCTAGTCCTTTGGAAGACCCAGTTTTAGTTCGGGGAGGTTCTTCACTTGGCAAAAGTGCCAGCATTCCAGATGTTGAGCGCCCCATCTCCCTTCCAATCGTTGATCGGCCATCAGAAGATGAATCCAACATTCTTTTTGTTGACGGTCTCCCTACCGATTGCACAAGGAGAGAAGTAGCTC ATTTGTTCCGCCCTTTCGTTGGCTTCAAGGACCTCAGACTAGTTCACAAGGAGCCCAGACGT AGTGGTGACAAGGCCTATGTCCTGTGTTTTGTGGAGTTCAGTGACGCAAAATGTGCATTCACTGCCATGAAGGCCCTGCAAG AATACCGGTTCGACGAGAGGAAACCCGACGCACCGGTCCTTAAGATCCGGTTCGCAAGGTTCCCGTTCCGGCCTCCGCCTGCCCATGATGATGGGAAACGCCTTAGCGCTCGCTGA